In one window of Polynucleobacter sp. AM-7D1 DNA:
- a CDS encoding DegT/DnrJ/EryC1/StrS family aminotransferase: protein MSLLKKITTKKNDLYARLIDLLGGQFKRYDWYCFGNARGALAFMLRTAGIGIGDEVIISAYTCLAVPTAILSTGATPVYVDINIDSLSINVEKIKDSVTPSTRAIVVQHTLGNIFPVADLKSQSWSKGILIIEDCALSIGSRINGSLIGLEGDAAIFSMELSKTLSTGWGGLLLISNAAYVDVAKNLYSRLPSQNTWHSLLDFFQTAVSGISYHPAFFQAFGKYVIGFFYKIGFFRNSTSIEELAGLIPNGFVSRLGIAQVALAEIQWLKFSLITNACAKNFIEIAREARRLGYRTHIYESDNQFCVSNRVSLMVQNPTQMLEYFKRQSIDLGRWFDGPLSPLPVGWPFNYEPDKFPFSQKVARHIINIPSHSRLSIVDRKKIIKVLRSYTSENPDSISVY, encoded by the coding sequence GTGAGCTTATTAAAAAAAATCACTACAAAAAAGAATGATTTGTACGCGCGATTAATTGACCTACTAGGGGGGCAATTTAAGCGCTACGATTGGTATTGTTTTGGAAATGCTAGAGGGGCCTTGGCTTTTATGCTCAGAACTGCGGGTATTGGCATTGGTGATGAGGTGATTATTTCTGCATATACTTGTTTAGCTGTGCCGACTGCAATTTTATCGACTGGTGCAACCCCAGTATATGTTGATATCAATATCGATAGTCTTAGTATTAATGTGGAAAAAATAAAGGATTCGGTCACGCCAAGCACTAGGGCTATTGTTGTGCAGCACACCCTGGGCAACATCTTTCCAGTCGCAGACTTAAAAAGCCAAAGCTGGTCCAAGGGAATTTTGATCATTGAAGATTGTGCATTATCTATTGGCAGTAGGATAAATGGCAGCTTGATTGGTCTTGAGGGGGATGCTGCAATTTTTTCTATGGAGTTATCAAAAACTCTTTCAACCGGTTGGGGTGGCTTACTTTTAATTTCAAATGCTGCATACGTTGATGTGGCCAAAAATTTGTATTCTCGACTACCATCGCAAAATACCTGGCACTCCTTGTTAGATTTTTTTCAAACAGCTGTATCCGGCATTTCATATCATCCTGCTTTCTTTCAGGCTTTTGGAAAATACGTCATTGGGTTCTTTTATAAGATTGGATTTTTTAGAAATTCAACGTCAATTGAAGAGTTGGCTGGGTTAATTCCAAATGGCTTTGTTTCACGGCTTGGTATAGCGCAGGTGGCATTGGCAGAGATTCAATGGCTTAAATTTAGTCTGATTACCAATGCGTGCGCTAAAAATTTTATAGAAATTGCGAGAGAGGCAAGGAGATTGGGATACAGGACGCATATCTACGAGAGCGATAATCAGTTCTGTGTATCTAACAGGGTATCTCTGATGGTGCAAAATCCAACTCAAATGCTGGAATACTTTAAGCGCCAAAGTATTGATTTGGGGAGATGGTTTGACGGACCGTTATCGCCATTACCAGTAGGATGGCCATTTAATTATGAGCCAGATAAATTCCCTTTTTCTCAAAAAGTTGCAAGGCACATCATTAATATTCCATCGCACTCCCGCTTGAGTATTGTGGACAGAAAAAAAATCATTAAAGTACTCAGGTCTTATACTTCAGAAAATCCTGATTCTATTTCGGTGTACTAA
- the asnB gene encoding asparagine synthase (glutamine-hydrolyzing) — protein sequence MCGIAGALSFSQSDFRLTEDYLLRMRDSMAHRGPDGSGVWLAKDKKIGLAHRRLAIIDLSEAANQPMSNSNNTIWIVFNGEIYNHSDIRAELNELGKYKCKTKYSDTEVIIHAYEEWGIDCVSKFQGMFSIALWDSLKKELFLIRDRVGVKPLYYSIHNQRVVFASEIKALLEDSQQKREVNEESFFHYLSFLTVPAPNTLFSGISKLPAGSWIKFNEIGEFVEHRYWDALDNVYDTSGLSEDQVAEMLLGELKRSIKLRMVGDVPVGVFLSGGVDSSANAVLNSECTLGPIDTFSIGYEGSYKSYQNELLYAKKVAVQINARYHEKLLSAQDLIEFLPIMARLQDEPLADPVCVPVYYVSKLARDSGVIVCQVGEGADELFCGYPHWKFMLSLQKSLDLLRPLLPINILLKFFKAFGKGDRWYCEYLDRFRRQLPIFWGAEVFNDVQKKNLLSSRMLSKYGDLNSWSAIESIWVKYIKKTPRVDSLQWMTYLDLNFRLPELLLMRVDKMSMGASIEVREPFLDHKLIELALGIPQDIKIKNGVLKSILKKSLRGLLPDEILDRKKQGFAAPIDEWMGNELGDLACLKLKDFCIQSDLLNWEEVEKLLNSNKRANAWSLLNVAQWWEIYIKPGKNYVN from the coding sequence ATGTGTGGAATTGCTGGCGCATTATCTTTTAGCCAATCTGATTTTAGGTTGACCGAAGACTATTTGTTGAGGATGCGAGATTCAATGGCCCATCGTGGACCGGATGGATCGGGGGTGTGGTTAGCAAAAGATAAAAAAATTGGTCTGGCTCATCGAAGATTAGCGATTATAGATTTATCTGAGGCCGCCAATCAGCCAATGAGCAATAGCAATAATACTATTTGGATTGTTTTTAATGGCGAAATCTACAATCATTCTGATATTCGAGCAGAGCTTAATGAGCTAGGTAAATACAAGTGCAAGACGAAATATTCAGATACTGAGGTGATTATTCATGCCTATGAAGAGTGGGGAATTGATTGCGTATCAAAATTTCAAGGAATGTTTTCCATTGCATTGTGGGATTCTTTAAAAAAGGAATTATTTTTAATTAGAGATAGAGTGGGGGTAAAGCCGCTCTATTACAGCATTCATAACCAGAGAGTTGTTTTTGCTTCAGAAATAAAGGCATTGCTTGAGGACTCGCAACAAAAAAGAGAGGTTAATGAGGAGTCATTTTTTCACTACCTCTCCTTTCTGACTGTTCCAGCACCAAACACGCTATTCTCCGGCATCTCTAAATTGCCAGCTGGTAGTTGGATAAAGTTTAATGAGATTGGCGAGTTTGTAGAGCATAGGTATTGGGACGCATTGGATAATGTCTATGACACAAGCGGTTTATCTGAAGATCAAGTGGCTGAAATGCTTTTAGGTGAGCTCAAAAGATCTATAAAGCTCAGGATGGTTGGCGATGTTCCTGTGGGTGTATTTTTGTCGGGTGGGGTTGATTCGAGTGCCAATGCGGTTTTAAATTCTGAGTGCACCCTAGGCCCAATAGATACATTTTCAATTGGATACGAGGGTTCATACAAAAGCTATCAAAATGAGCTGCTATATGCAAAAAAAGTCGCCGTGCAAATTAATGCTCGTTATCATGAGAAATTATTAAGCGCCCAAGACTTGATTGAATTTCTTCCAATTATGGCAAGGCTCCAGGATGAGCCTTTGGCTGACCCTGTTTGTGTACCCGTCTACTATGTTTCTAAATTGGCTAGAGATTCTGGGGTTATAGTATGTCAAGTTGGGGAAGGAGCAGATGAGTTGTTCTGCGGATATCCGCACTGGAAATTCATGCTGTCGTTGCAAAAGTCTCTTGATCTATTACGACCGCTGCTACCTATAAACATCCTGTTAAAATTTTTTAAAGCCTTTGGCAAAGGTGATCGATGGTACTGTGAATATTTAGACAGATTCCGTCGCCAACTGCCTATTTTTTGGGGTGCTGAAGTCTTTAATGATGTTCAAAAAAAGAACCTGCTTTCTAGTCGGATGCTGAGTAAATATGGAGATTTAAATTCCTGGTCTGCCATAGAATCAATTTGGGTTAAATACATAAAGAAAACCCCAAGAGTTGATTCTCTTCAGTGGATGACTTATTTAGATTTAAATTTTCGTTTGCCTGAGCTTTTACTCATGAGAGTGGATAAGATGAGTATGGGCGCCTCAATCGAGGTTAGGGAACCCTTTCTAGATCACAAGTTAATTGAGTTAGCGCTTGGTATACCGCAGGATATTAAGATTAAAAATGGAGTGCTAAAGTCTATATTGAAGAAGTCTCTGAGAGGACTTTTACCAGATGAGATCTTGGATAGAAAAAAACAGGGTTTTGCTGCTCCAATTGATGAATGGATGGGCAATGAACTTGGTGATCTCGCGTGTCTTAAACTTAAAGATTTTTGTATTCAGAGTGACCTATTGAATTGGGAGGAAGTTGAAAAGCTTCTTAATAGCAATAAGCGAGCAAACGCATGGTCTTTACTAAATGTTGCTCAGTGGTGGGAAATTTATATTAAGCCTGGAAAAAATTATGTTAACTAA
- a CDS encoding class I SAM-dependent methyltransferase, with the protein MLTKSKSINSDVKKYWEITPCGTDKYITGDIDPLTIDWYERVESYRYSIEPFIHSIAQFTRYRGKRVLEIGVGAGTDHLQWARANTDLYGVDLTEAAIEVTRKRLELYDLTSNLQKIDAETLPFPDGYFDAVYSWGVIHHSNAPELIIGEIFRVLKTDGEFIGMLYQRPSLTTLRVWIKFALLKLKPWKSFKNVLYNHVESIGTKAYTVSEVEGLFENFINISITPLLTAGDTNRLPQWLISCLPNSIGWFLGIRATKKSK; encoded by the coding sequence ATGTTAACTAAGTCAAAATCAATTAATAGCGATGTCAAAAAGTACTGGGAGATTACTCCATGTGGAACAGATAAATATATAACTGGTGATATTGACCCCCTTACGATAGATTGGTATGAGAGGGTTGAAAGCTACAGATACTCTATTGAGCCATTTATTCATTCTATAGCCCAGTTCACTAGGTATCGAGGAAAGCGCGTCCTAGAAATTGGTGTTGGTGCGGGGACTGATCATTTACAGTGGGCTAGGGCTAATACAGATCTTTATGGCGTGGATCTAACAGAGGCAGCAATTGAGGTTACAAGGAAGCGTTTGGAGCTTTATGACCTAACTTCAAATCTGCAAAAAATTGATGCTGAGACCCTCCCTTTTCCCGATGGATACTTTGATGCAGTTTATTCTTGGGGCGTTATTCACCACTCTAATGCCCCTGAATTAATAATAGGTGAAATATTTAGAGTTTTAAAAACTGATGGTGAGTTTATTGGGATGCTCTATCAACGGCCATCCCTTACCACTCTTCGAGTCTGGATTAAATTCGCTTTGCTAAAACTCAAACCTTGGAAGTCATTTAAAAACGTGTTGTATAACCATGTTGAGTCAATTGGTACAAAAGCATATACCGTAAGTGAGGTCGAAGGTTTATTTGAAAATTTTATAAATATTTCCATAACGCCACTATTGACGGCTGGAGACACTAATCGACTTCCGCAATGGTTGATATCATGTCTACCAAATTCTATTGGCTGGTTTTTAGGAATTAGAGCCACTAAAAAATCCAAATAA
- a CDS encoding bi-domain-containing oxidoreductase: MKQILISKGQAILEEVPAPQAGPGEILVKVDTSCLSIGTEMGSIKSSGIPIWRKALNKPEKAVATLKLASSIGVAKTWQLIKRTQSASSPTGYSASGVVMSVGRGILDVTPGDRVACAGSRYAYHSEYIRVPRNLCVTLPDKVSLRDASTVTLGAIALQGIRRSQPQLGETFVVIGLGILGQLTVQILKANGCRVIAMDVDAGRVELAKTLGANVGICALDSEGLEEVAILTDGVGADGVIITAATESDDVVANAFKVTRKKGRVVLVGDVGLNLNRDDFYKKEIDFLISTSYGPGRYDAKYEELGLDYPIGYVRWTENRNMGEYINLISEGRVNITPLITKIYPFTDSEHAYANLNLGSPQKLLVLLEYPKESDYSTRLEEVKSRRSQTVSPINVALIGAGSFAKSAHLPNLNKLPQRFTLKAIASRNGHIASSLAKEFGAKYSSTSYENIIADEEVDSVIISTRHNLHAEIVIAALKKGKNVLVEKPLAINQAELDQIKSFYAEVSREEKFPVMMTGYNRRHSIYAIKMQEFLDGRKNPFIINYRMNAGYIPGENWVHGDEGGGRNLGEACHVYDLFLFLSRSKMVEWSAHSISPKGSFYQRNDNFIATLKFADGSLANLIYTAMGHPGLPKEQAEIYCDGKVAVLSDYRSFNTYGGKDFSFKTPLQEKGLKEELIAFADAIDGGISLSDICIQIESAEIALNIEKAILGGNQN; the protein is encoded by the coding sequence GTGAAGCAAATTTTAATTTCAAAAGGGCAGGCTATCCTGGAGGAGGTGCCAGCACCTCAAGCAGGGCCTGGAGAAATCCTTGTTAAAGTGGATACCTCTTGCTTATCAATAGGCACGGAGATGGGTAGTATTAAATCTAGCGGTATACCCATTTGGCGAAAGGCACTCAATAAACCAGAAAAAGCTGTTGCGACTCTGAAATTAGCAAGTTCTATAGGTGTTGCTAAGACATGGCAATTGATCAAGAGGACTCAAAGTGCGAGTAGCCCAACTGGGTATTCGGCGTCTGGAGTTGTAATGAGTGTGGGGAGAGGTATTTTAGATGTTACCCCTGGTGATAGAGTTGCTTGCGCAGGATCGCGATATGCGTATCATTCTGAATATATAAGAGTTCCAAGAAATCTTTGCGTAACTCTTCCAGATAAGGTGTCTCTAAGGGATGCTTCAACAGTGACACTAGGGGCTATTGCACTGCAAGGAATTAGGCGCTCCCAACCCCAACTTGGTGAAACATTCGTAGTAATTGGCTTGGGAATACTGGGTCAATTAACGGTACAGATATTGAAGGCAAATGGGTGTCGTGTAATAGCGATGGACGTAGATGCTGGAAGGGTAGAGTTAGCAAAAACTTTGGGAGCTAATGTTGGGATATGTGCCCTTGATTCCGAGGGTTTGGAAGAGGTTGCTATTCTAACTGATGGAGTTGGTGCAGATGGTGTAATTATTACGGCCGCTACAGAGTCAGATGATGTAGTTGCCAATGCATTCAAGGTCACTAGGAAAAAGGGGAGGGTTGTACTCGTAGGCGATGTTGGGTTGAATCTTAATCGAGATGATTTCTATAAAAAGGAAATCGATTTTTTAATTTCAACTTCTTATGGCCCTGGACGATACGATGCTAAATATGAGGAATTGGGGCTAGACTACCCGATAGGCTATGTTCGATGGACAGAAAATCGAAATATGGGGGAGTATATAAATCTAATTTCAGAGGGCAGAGTTAATATTACTCCGCTGATTACTAAGATTTATCCGTTTACAGATTCTGAGCATGCATATGCTAATTTGAACCTAGGTAGCCCACAAAAATTGCTGGTTTTACTGGAGTATCCAAAGGAAAGCGATTATTCCACAAGATTGGAGGAGGTTAAATCTCGGAGAAGCCAGACTGTTAGCCCAATTAATGTCGCTCTAATTGGGGCTGGATCATTTGCTAAATCTGCCCATTTGCCAAATTTAAACAAGCTCCCACAAAGGTTTACATTAAAAGCGATAGCGTCAAGGAATGGCCATATAGCTTCTAGTCTGGCAAAAGAGTTTGGCGCTAAGTATTCTTCAACTTCTTATGAGAATATCATTGCCGATGAGGAGGTAGACTCAGTAATTATCTCCACGAGACATAATTTACATGCTGAAATAGTAATTGCAGCACTTAAAAAAGGTAAAAATGTACTAGTCGAAAAACCGCTTGCAATAAATCAGGCTGAACTGGACCAGATTAAGAGTTTTTATGCTGAAGTTTCGCGAGAAGAGAAATTTCCAGTGATGATGACTGGTTACAATAGACGCCACTCAATATATGCAATAAAAATGCAAGAATTTTTGGATGGGCGAAAGAATCCATTCATAATAAATTATAGAATGAATGCGGGATACATTCCTGGGGAAAATTGGGTTCATGGAGATGAGGGCGGTGGCCGAAATCTTGGTGAGGCATGTCATGTATATGATTTATTTTTATTTCTATCAAGATCAAAGATGGTTGAGTGGAGTGCTCATTCAATATCGCCCAAGGGCAGCTTTTATCAAAGAAATGATAATTTCATTGCGACACTGAAATTCGCTGATGGTTCATTAGCTAATTTAATATATACCGCTATGGGCCACCCAGGACTACCTAAGGAGCAGGCTGAGATATATTGTGATGGCAAAGTTGCAGTTTTAAGTGACTACAGATCTTTTAATACATATGGTGGGAAAGACTTCTCATTTAAAACACCTTTGCAAGAAAAAGGGCTAAAAGAGGAGTTGATAGCCTTTGCAGATGCAATTGATGGCGGAATATCCCTATCGGATATTTGTATTCAAATAGAATCAGCGGAAATTGCATTAAATATTGAAAAGGCGATTCTTGGTGGGAATCAAAACTAA
- a CDS encoding heparinase II/III family protein, which yields MGIKTKDTINIFLSRNKRRCRSNLSRLGVRIFDAIFGKFYFLNIENNSINFVLQNPIDFKLSKADWVVANKYLNHYFDLLGSDWVQVSYGMSCAGFLDVRYDPGPLFSKSWLGKDGLKIRNIRSHISPRYIPIDWQVDFKSGYRWSENKWYRNISYEKLKGVDIKVPWELSRLQHLPLLAATYADKREDKWAIEIIDQTLDWISANPPRYGVNWACTMDVSIRVVNILIAIDILRSSGYRPSIEVEKILTASIYSHAKHISANLEWSEVMRGNHYLANIAGLLVTSIYLPSSDETNAWIMYSTQEIMIEMERQFLHDGGHFEASTCYHSFCMEMIAVAILFSESIPTKRLEIIFDSAEVRFWSGAGLRKDTYIKLKSNYYLSGSIFSNDFHDKFLSGIHFIADVLKPNGHLPQIGDNDSGRFIGLLGSYFLKDFEGILSLHKNFNGALGWIGLLLPILPTRIIDAFTSSYIDKSYEIFGASILQNCPKNRYSMEWNNPRLSFMPTFDGDKPTYFIDRFIERSTHKVASELLIDGAEFLNGLELYAYQDFGLYIFKSKRIYLSIRCGYAKWDSSGCHAHEDQLSLEIMIDGKSISRDPGTYVYTPSRHLRNLYRSSATHVAPYTQTKKSQLYSGDSNSPPFSPPRHYFGKCIKVSEKFFFGISSVDGGEVMRKVELYDDRLAVTDYYRLDESWYAPNESLFSPFVNIPFSPGYGHQ from the coding sequence GTGGGAATCAAAACTAAAGACACTATCAATATTTTTTTAAGTAGAAATAAACGTCGATGCAGATCCAATTTAAGTAGGTTGGGGGTAAGAATATTTGACGCAATATTTGGAAAATTTTATTTTCTAAATATTGAAAATAATTCAATAAACTTTGTACTTCAAAATCCTATTGACTTTAAGCTTTCAAAAGCGGATTGGGTAGTTGCAAATAAATACTTAAATCACTATTTTGATCTATTGGGCTCCGATTGGGTTCAAGTTTCTTATGGAATGAGTTGTGCGGGTTTTCTTGATGTACGCTACGATCCAGGTCCATTATTTAGTAAATCCTGGTTGGGCAAAGATGGGTTAAAAATTCGTAACATTCGCTCCCATATATCACCAAGATATATTCCGATTGATTGGCAGGTTGATTTTAAGTCTGGTTATCGATGGAGTGAGAACAAATGGTATAGAAATATTAGCTATGAAAAGTTGAAAGGGGTAGACATCAAAGTCCCTTGGGAGCTTTCCCGACTTCAGCATTTACCATTATTGGCCGCCACTTATGCAGATAAACGAGAGGATAAGTGGGCAATTGAAATTATTGATCAGACTTTAGATTGGATCTCAGCAAATCCGCCTAGATATGGCGTTAATTGGGCTTGCACAATGGATGTTTCAATTCGAGTGGTTAATATTCTGATTGCAATCGATATTTTAAGGTCTTCTGGATATAGACCTTCCATCGAAGTAGAAAAAATCCTCACTGCATCCATTTATTCTCATGCAAAGCATATTTCTGCAAACTTGGAGTGGTCGGAGGTAATGCGAGGCAACCACTACCTTGCAAATATAGCTGGATTACTTGTTACTTCAATATACCTTCCCAGTTCTGACGAGACAAATGCATGGATCATGTATTCAACCCAAGAAATCATGATTGAAATGGAAAGACAATTCTTACATGATGGCGGGCATTTTGAGGCGTCTACTTGTTACCATAGTTTTTGCATGGAAATGATTGCAGTGGCTATTTTATTTTCCGAATCCATACCCACTAAGAGACTGGAAATCATTTTTGATAGCGCCGAAGTTAGATTTTGGTCGGGTGCTGGATTAAGAAAAGATACATACATAAAACTCAAGTCAAATTATTATTTATCAGGAAGTATTTTTAGCAACGATTTTCATGATAAATTTTTAAGTGGAATTCATTTTATAGCTGATGTATTAAAGCCAAATGGCCATCTTCCTCAAATAGGTGATAACGATAGCGGAAGATTTATCGGGCTCTTGGGTAGCTATTTTTTGAAGGATTTTGAGGGTATATTAAGCCTTCATAAAAACTTTAATGGAGCATTGGGATGGATCGGTTTATTGTTGCCGATATTGCCAACACGGATTATTGATGCATTTACTTCATCTTATATTGATAAATCCTATGAAATTTTTGGAGCCTCCATTCTTCAAAATTGCCCCAAGAATCGTTACTCAATGGAATGGAATAATCCCCGTTTGAGTTTCATGCCTACATTTGATGGAGATAAGCCCACCTATTTTATTGATCGGTTTATAGAAAGATCGACGCATAAAGTCGCAAGTGAGCTTCTCATCGATGGAGCTGAATTCTTGAATGGGTTAGAGTTATATGCATATCAAGATTTTGGCTTGTATATATTTAAGTCGAAGCGCATATATTTATCTATACGTTGCGGTTATGCGAAGTGGGACTCTAGCGGTTGCCACGCACATGAAGATCAGCTTTCATTGGAGATAATGATAGATGGGAAAAGTATTTCAAGAGATCCCGGTACATATGTTTACACCCCTTCAAGACATCTTAGAAACTTATACCGATCCTCCGCAACTCATGTAGCACCATACACGCAGACCAAGAAAAGTCAGCTTTACTCTGGTGACTCTAATTCACCTCCTTTTTCACCACCTAGACATTATTTTGGTAAATGCATTAAGGTCTCTGAAAAATTTTTTTTTGGAATTTCTTCGGTGGATGGTGGTGAAGTAATGAGGAAAGTTGAGTTGTATGACGATCGATTGGCTGTGACTGATTACTATAGACTAGATGAATCATGGTATGCGCCTAATGAATCACTATTTTCACCGTTTGTGAATATTCCATTTAGCCCTGGTTACGGTCATCAATGA
- a CDS encoding glycosyltransferase → MSISLLMAVYNPIEYDGRVKRSANALAEICNIKVICPAQDFSSDCFNPDAFDVMRVLSPKIKIQALKQIFFWVNFIFQAIKLRPSIIYAHDYYLIFPAWLAAFMTNAYLVYDAHELIIPNQGERISKRDNFFYFLESRFIKSADLVIAANQERANIMGEHYELKKIPLVVRNIPPMPKQTLSDKLVFRLYEKLEHEYQEDIHIIYMGDINLDRGIGDLINSLKYLPMRYKCILIGGGPSESLIKLSHSQDIIGKRLRLLGPVPHNHIPDLLRQGDIGFLSYSMVGRNNIYCAPNKIYEYAQSGLPIISTSQEPIVSILRKYKIGELLPIKDKNTPLKIAEYIKKISFSNEYKHAIRKFLLDNPHKSEMDKLKDAINGVIN, encoded by the coding sequence ATGAGCATATCTTTATTGATGGCTGTATACAACCCCATTGAATATGATGGTAGAGTAAAACGCTCGGCTAATGCCTTGGCTGAAATCTGTAATATCAAGGTCATATGCCCTGCACAGGATTTCTCTAGCGATTGCTTTAACCCGGATGCATTCGATGTGATGAGAGTTTTATCGCCAAAAATTAAAATTCAAGCATTAAAACAAATTTTTTTTTGGGTAAATTTTATTTTTCAGGCCATAAAATTAAGGCCAAGTATTATCTACGCGCATGATTACTATTTAATTTTTCCAGCATGGTTAGCTGCATTTATGACTAATGCGTATTTGGTGTACGATGCTCATGAATTGATCATACCAAATCAAGGTGAGAGAATATCTAAGCGAGATAACTTCTTTTATTTTCTTGAGAGTAGATTTATTAAATCAGCGGATCTAGTAATAGCAGCAAATCAAGAGCGTGCCAATATTATGGGGGAGCATTATGAATTGAAGAAAATCCCACTTGTAGTTAGAAATATTCCACCAATGCCAAAGCAAACATTAAGTGATAAATTAGTTTTTAGGCTTTATGAAAAGCTAGAACATGAGTATCAAGAAGATATTCATATTATATATATGGGGGATATCAACCTAGACCGTGGAATCGGCGATCTAATTAACTCGCTAAAATATTTGCCTATGAGATATAAGTGCATATTGATTGGTGGTGGGCCAAGTGAGAGTTTAATTAAGTTATCTCATAGTCAGGACATCATTGGTAAGCGCTTGAGATTACTTGGGCCAGTACCACATAATCATATCCCGGATTTATTAAGGCAAGGGGATATTGGATTTTTAAGCTATTCTATGGTCGGTAGGAATAATATATATTGCGCCCCAAATAAGATATATGAATATGCTCAATCTGGGCTTCCGATTATCTCAACTTCGCAGGAGCCAATAGTATCTATTCTAAGAAAATATAAGATTGGAGAGTTGTTACCTATTAAAGATAAAAATACCCCTCTAAAAATTGCTGAATATATCAAAAAAATATCATTTTCTAATGAATATAAACATGCAATTAGAAAATTCTTGCTTGATAATCCCCACAAATCTGAGATGGATAAATTAAAAGATGCAATTAACGGAGTGATAAATTGA
- a CDS encoding O-antigen ligase family protein, with the protein MSIAKNISFPEKYLSNEWLMKFLVYFSLIDITILPYFKYFIVPYSLPLIVVSSLIIILKSKKDYYYYLFIIILVSVIISLLASLIIFPYNQYATNNVKRACQLITTFAYFFSVKWISTKFNINYRLPLYLYILIIGVLAHLFILDPISTLEMMRNFYGPLVTEQEIVLVHYRFAYLFSDPNTSSYFFLIAVAPALIALKDRPTWFVILSALGMMIIFIGQSRGAMLIFPVILLFTYFYNAGNYSINYIFPRIAPFFLIIGSSIAIFLLYFYLNADSIVLKKAYIRLLSSDGSYANGGHRFSIWLQGIDYYLPLPFGRGYSLYMNNELYFPHSDVIGILYRYGFIALFAIIFFLFNRFSASFTLFLPGFMAFFINSLVDEQKVFSLFLMLLAFYLNEQKNKMTVSA; encoded by the coding sequence TTGAGTATTGCAAAAAATATCTCTTTTCCAGAAAAATATTTAAGTAATGAATGGCTAATGAAATTTTTAGTATATTTTTCATTAATAGATATCACTATATTACCTTACTTTAAATATTTTATTGTTCCGTATAGTTTACCCCTTATTGTAGTCTCAAGCCTGATTATAATATTGAAATCTAAGAAAGATTATTATTATTATTTGTTTATAATAATTTTAGTTAGTGTTATTATAAGTTTATTAGCTTCACTAATTATATTTCCGTATAATCAGTATGCAACTAATAATGTTAAAAGAGCCTGCCAATTAATTACAACATTCGCCTATTTTTTCTCAGTAAAATGGATTTCAACTAAATTTAACATTAATTATAGGCTCCCACTTTATTTATATATTTTAATAATTGGAGTTTTAGCGCATCTATTTATCTTGGATCCAATTAGCACCTTGGAAATGATGAGGAATTTTTATGGCCCTCTTGTTACAGAGCAAGAAATTGTATTGGTTCACTATAGGTTTGCTTATCTTTTCTCTGACCCTAATACTTCATCATATTTTTTTCTGATAGCAGTAGCACCTGCTCTTATTGCATTAAAAGATAGACCAACTTGGTTTGTAATTTTATCCGCCCTTGGAATGATGATTATATTTATTGGCCAAAGCCGAGGAGCCATGCTAATTTTTCCAGTGATATTATTATTTACATACTTTTATAATGCTGGCAACTACAGTATTAATTACATTTTTCCAAGAATAGCCCCATTTTTTTTAATAATAGGATCAAGTATTGCTATATTCCTCCTTTATTTTTATCTTAATGCGGATAGTATAGTTTTGAAAAAAGCATATATTAGGCTATTGTCTAGCGATGGATCATACGCAAATGGAGGGCATCGTTTTAGCATATGGCTTCAAGGCATAGATTATTATCTACCTTTGCCATTTGGTCGGGGCTATTCGTTATATATGAATAATGAGTTATATTTTCCTCATTCTGATGTTATTGGTATCCTTTATCGATATGGTTTCATAGCGCTTTTTGCAATAATATTTTTTTTATTCAATAGATTTTCTGCATCTTTCACTTTATTTTTACCGGGATTCATGGCTTTCTTTATTAATTCTTTAGTGGATGAACAAAAAGTTTTTTCATTGTTTTTAATGCTACTTGCTTTTTATCTAAATGAACAAAAAAATAAGATGACTGTTAGCGCATGA